Part of the Fodinicola acaciae genome is shown below.
CTGCCAGTGCACGGCTCGCGGCTGCTCCGGATCACACCGCATTCCGGTCTGAGCAAGCCGACCGGCCTGCGTGGCACCGGCTCGACGGCCACCAGTGTGTCGCTCAGCTGGGACGGTGCCGGTTGGCACGACGTGTTCGCTGGCAACATGAAGGTCGCGTCCGTGCAGGGAAGCGCCGCGACGGTTTCCGGACTGCGGCCGGCGACGACGTACGATTTCAGCGTACGGGCGCGGAATTCGCTGCGAAGCAAGGCGATCTCGATCACCACTCCAGCCGCCGGCGGACCGACAAGCTATGAGGCTGAGGCTTTCCCGATCGCTGGCAGCGCCAACGTCTACGACTGCGGTGGTTGTTCTGGTGGCAAGAAGGTCGGCTATCTCGGTGGCAGCGGCAACGGCACGGTCACGTACGACACTGTCACCGCGCCGAAGGACGGCACCTACCTGATGCGGGTGTCCTATGTGGATGGTGACTCCAGCCGGCACGCGATCGTCACCGTCGACGGCGAGCCGGTCGACCTGCCGACCGCCGGCACCGGTGACAACGACTGGAACAACCCGCAGACCCTGGTCATGCCAGTGCGGCTGACGGCTGGGGTCAACACGATCTCCTTTGGCAATCCCGGCGACAACATCGCCGACATCGACCGGATCGCTGTGTAATGTTCGGGGAGTGAGCAATCCCTCTCCTGTGCACGTACGCCGCAGCGCACCGGCGAAGTTCGTCGCCACCAACGCGCGCGGCGCCGAGATCACCATCGGCCGCTCGCAGGACGGCGCCGACTTCTCGCCGGTCGAGCTGTTGATGGCCGCTCTCGGCGCCTGCGCCGGCCTGTCCGCCGACGACGTCGTCTCGCGTCGCCTCGGCTCCGCCGCGCCGATCGGGGTCGTCGTCGAGGCCGAGAAAGACGACGAGGCCGACCGCCTGACCCGCGCCGCGACGCGCTTCGTACTCGACGCTTCTTCGCTGAGCGCCACGGATGCCGAGCCGCTGGTGACCGTGGTGCGGCGAGCGGTGGAGCGCACGTGCACGGTCAGCCGCTCCGTCGAGCCAGGCCTCCCCGTCGACCTCACCGTCTAGTGTCCCGAGTCAGAAATTCATCACTTATCCCGCCTGGATCCCCGAGCTGAGCAACGAATTTCAGACTCGGGACACTAGGATTTCGTACCGTGTCCTGGTTGTCGATCTTGTATTTCTTGTCTACCTAAACCGGACATCGCGGCGAAATGCCTGTTTTCGGTAGACAGGCAAGCAAGATCAACTTCGCCTGCGCCATTTGGCGCTCGTTGCGCTCCGGTGGGTGTGGCCAGCGGCGGCAAAACCCCGGCGTTCGCCGAGTGCCGCCACAAACGCGGCCGAAAACGTCGACTGGTGCCAGGAAGGCGGCGCTTTTCGAGCGCCACATTTCTGGCGCCACCGCCCCCAAGGGCCCAGCATCAACCTGACACGTCAACAAGGGCGTACGTAGTCTGCTCGCCGGACCTTGTGTTGATATGCATTGCGGTAGCGTGGCGAGGACGGACAGGAGAGATGCATGTCTTATCCAGAGCCGCGTTACCACGGCGAAAACGGCGAGCACACCGCCAACTTCCGGCTGGCGACCGCGGAGCCGGAGCTGCCGCTGCGGTCCGGCGCGGCGAGCTATCTGGCGACCGGCGCGTCCACCAACGGACAGTTTGGCCTCTACCGCTGGGATTTCAACGAGCAGCCGAGCGGTCCGGATCCGCATTTCCACCGGTCGATCTCGGAGTCGTTCTTCATTCTGTCCGGCACCGTACGGTTGTACGACGGCGACCGCTGGGTCGACGCCAAGCCGGGCGACTTCCTGTTCGTGCCGGAAGGTGGCGTGCACGCGTTTCGCAACGAGTCCGGTGAGCCAGCGTCGATGCTGTTGTTGTTCGCGCCAGGCGCACCGCGCGAAGCGTACTTCGAAGGCCTGTCCGGGCTCGCCGCGATGACCGAGCAGGAACGCGCCGCCTTCATGCTGGAACACGACACGTTCTGGCTCTAGGGCAGGCCCTAGCGAGTGTCCGCGCCTCGATACGTGACGGCCAGGGCGTCCAGCTCTGCCGGCGTCAGCACGATGTCGAGGCCGCGCAGCGTTTCGTCGAGTTGGTCCGGCGGCACGGTCGTGCGGTCGACCGTGCCGTCCGGATGCGTCATGGTGAGCTGATCGCCGAGCAACTCGCGCAACGACTCCTCAGCCGATCGCATGACGACCAGCCGGCCGGTGAACGGCGACTTCGGATGCGTCGACGTGTAATGGTGCGCCACAACGTAATCGATCGGCCGCTGTGACGTTTCGTCGGACGCGTGCCGCGACTGCCAGCTGCCGTCGGCTGCCTGCTTTTGCATGTGCCACAAGCCATCCTGCAGGACGACGCGGTGTTTCCAGCCGGCCTGGTCCACAACGGCACCATCGACAAAGGGAAACGGGTGCAGGATGCCGGCGCCAAAACCGACATCGACCAGCCAGTCTTCGTCGTCGGCGCGTACGGCCAGCATCATGTGCGTACGCGGCCCAGGCCGGTCCGGCATCACCCGTGCGATCCGGCGCTGCACCGGAAAGCCGAGTTGTTCAAGCACAGCGGCGAAAAGGAGCGCGTGCTCGTAACAATATCCGCCACGTTCACGGTCGATGAGCTTCGAGGCGATGACGTCCGGCGCCAGGCCGCCATGTTGTCCAAGCAGCACATCGATGTTTTCGAACGGGATGGTCAGGCCGTGCGCTCTCTGCAGGGAACGCAGCGCGTCGGCCGACGGCGAAACGCGTGGATGGTCGATGCGCGCCA
Proteins encoded:
- a CDS encoding OsmC family protein, translated to MSNPSPVHVRRSAPAKFVATNARGAEITIGRSQDGADFSPVELLMAALGACAGLSADDVVSRRLGSAAPIGVVVEAEKDDEADRLTRAATRFVLDASSLSATDAEPLVTVVRRAVERTCTVSRSVEPGLPVDLTV
- a CDS encoding cupin domain-containing protein, with protein sequence MSYPEPRYHGENGEHTANFRLATAEPELPLRSGAASYLATGASTNGQFGLYRWDFNEQPSGPDPHFHRSISESFFILSGTVRLYDGDRWVDAKPGDFLFVPEGGVHAFRNESGEPASMLLLFAPGAPREAYFEGLSGLAAMTEQERAAFMLEHDTFWL
- a CDS encoding arylamine N-acetyltransferase family protein, with product MTEWDIDAVDLDAYLARIDHPRVSPSADALRSLQRAHGLTIPFENIDVLLGQHGGLAPDVIASKLIDRERGGYCYEHALLFAAVLEQLGFPVQRRIARVMPDRPGPRTHMMLAVRADDEDWLVDVGFGAGILHPFPFVDGAVVDQAGWKHRVVLQDGLWHMQKQAADGSWQSRHASDETSQRPIDYVVAHHYTSTHPKSPFTGRLVVMRSAEESLRELLGDQLTMTHPDGTVDRTTVPPDQLDETLRGLDIVLTPAELDALAVTYRGADTR